The Aliiroseovarius pelagivivens genome contains a region encoding:
- a CDS encoding DegT/DnrJ/EryC1/StrS family aminotransferase: protein MTQRFTGNFTQQEPIPDEGIDAALDVLRHGRLHRYNVAEGETAHAALLEQEFAAQMGSKYALAVSSGGYAIATALRAVGVAAGDRVLTNAFTLAPVPGAIASLGATPVFVGVTEALTIDLDHLVGILAVKDAPRVLLLSHMRGHICDMDRLMQICDGAGVKVIEDCAHTMGARWNGTLSGRHGAMAAYSTQTYKHVNSGEGGLLISDDPDLMARAIILSGSYMLYERHLAGPPPEAFEKVKYITPNISGRMDNLRAAILRPQLAKLDVQSAAWNARYRVVEEGLRNTPGLTVIERPEAEDYVMSSFQFLLLDWSEEAVTEVVSQCAECGVELKWFGGAEPAGFTSRYDSWRYADTPELPKTDRILKGILDLRLPLTFSLDDCALIARIIRDVVGRVHQAG, encoded by the coding sequence ATGACACAGCGATTCACCGGAAATTTCACCCAGCAAGAGCCTATCCCCGACGAAGGGATCGACGCCGCATTGGACGTCCTACGCCATGGGCGTCTGCACCGATACAACGTGGCCGAGGGCGAAACCGCGCATGCCGCCCTGCTGGAACAGGAATTCGCTGCCCAGATGGGATCGAAATACGCTTTGGCGGTGTCCTCGGGCGGGTATGCGATCGCGACGGCTTTGCGCGCCGTTGGCGTTGCGGCAGGTGACCGCGTTCTGACCAATGCTTTCACGCTGGCCCCGGTGCCGGGTGCGATTGCCTCACTTGGTGCGACGCCGGTTTTCGTTGGTGTGACCGAGGCGCTGACCATCGACCTGGACCATCTGGTAGGCATTCTGGCGGTGAAGGACGCGCCACGCGTTCTGCTGCTGAGCCATATGCGCGGGCATATTTGTGACATGGACCGTCTGATGCAGATCTGCGACGGGGCAGGAGTGAAGGTGATCGAGGATTGCGCACACACGATGGGCGCACGCTGGAATGGCACCTTGTCCGGGCGACACGGCGCGATGGCGGCCTATTCGACCCAGACCTATAAGCACGTAAACTCGGGCGAGGGCGGGCTGCTGATCTCGGACGATCCTGACCTGATGGCCCGTGCGATCATCCTGTCGGGCAGCTATATGCTGTATGAACGCCACCTTGCGGGACCGCCGCCCGAGGCGTTCGAGAAGGTGAAATACATCACCCCCAATATCTCTGGCCGGATGGACAATCTGCGGGCGGCAATCCTAAGGCCTCAGCTGGCAAAGCTAGACGTACAAAGCGCGGCGTGGAATGCACGCTATCGCGTCGTCGAAGAGGGGCTTCGTAATACGCCGGGTTTGACGGTGATCGAACGCCCTGAGGCGGAAGACTATGTCATGTCCTCGTTCCAATTCCTGCTGTTGGATTGGTCGGAAGAGGCAGTGACCGAGGTGGTCAGTCAATGCGCAGAGTGTGGTGTCGAGCTGAAATGGTTTGGCGGCGCAGAGCCTGCGGGCTTTACCAGCCGCTATGACAGCTGGCGCTATGCTGACACGCCCGAACTGCCCAAGACCGACCGGATCCTGAAAGGCATTCTGGATCTGCGCCTGCCGCTGACCTTCTCGCTGGACGATTGCGCCCTGATTGCGCGGATCATCCGTGACGTGGTGGGGCGGGTTCATCAGGCAGGCTGA